A region of the Microbulbifer pacificus genome:
AACTGTTCGGATCCACTATTGACCGAAGGTCAGTGGCGCGGTGCGGTGCAGGCGGGACTCGACAAGCTGGTAAATGGTCTGCCCACTGGTTCAACCGTGGTGCTGGGGTCGGTACCGCGGGTGCAGGACCTGCGCGCTGCGGGTATCGCCAAACAGACCGGCAACTGGCGCGTCAACTGTGAAAGCGTCTGGTCCACGTTCGGCATCTGCCGGATTGCAACCAATGGCGGAACCATGAATGGTGAATCGTTTGCAACACGCTACGCGGGTATCGAGGTTGCGCAGCAGCGTTACAACCAGGTACTGCAGGAGGAGGCCGCTGCCTATAACGGTATGAATGGTGTGGAAGTCATTGCGGAATATACCGGTGCGAACCAGACCAATGTGGGCACCTTCACTTTCGGCAAAGACGATATCGACGGTGGGGATTGTTTCCACCCGAGCGTCCGCGGGCAGAACACCGTGGCGAACCTTATGTGGAGCGGCAACCCGGACAAATAAATCTCAGGCGGTGAACAGGGCTCCGTGCGGAGCCCTTAATTTGTTGC
Encoded here:
- a CDS encoding SGNH/GDSL hydrolase family protein — protein: MYKSSLFVSLAITSALWSVNTMAAPAKGAAAGDSITMGFAADCTGNTFFTGGFFCLLGGDQPEHSWFDGSASNVNSVHDKYKALDPSVAANKNAARSGAEMRGGGDSFSVQADRILADTLVADHVEVVLGGNDICNRDCVDPANCSDPLLTEGQWRGAVQAGLDKLVNGLPTGSTVVLGSVPRVQDLRAAGIAKQTGNWRVNCESVWSTFGICRIATNGGTMNGESFATRYAGIEVAQQRYNQVLQEEAAAYNGMNGVEVIAEYTGANQTNVGTFTFGKDDIDGGDCFHPSVRGQNTVANLMWSGNPDK